Genomic DNA from Prunus persica cultivar Lovell chromosome G1, Prunus_persica_NCBIv2, whole genome shotgun sequence:
TTGACGCAAAGAAATTTGAAAGTGAACCGATTGCGAAACTCACATTGCCACAGCGGGTGCCATATGGTTTTCATGCAACTTTTGTGTCAATGCCTTGTCAATCTTAGCATTATGCATTACATATGCTGCTTGTCTTCCCAGATTTCCCATCTGTGCAATTTAAGCTGGAAATTAGACTAGCCTGGACTGTTTGATTGTCACACACCGGATTCGAGATTTTACTCTAGACGTGACATTGATCCAAGTTAAGCTGCTTTGTATCGtattaacaaaaatattataaataaaaaataaaatgaaaagattaaTTGTCTTCCTATATACCATTGCTGTATTTGATTGACAAGCTAGCTTTTTCTCTATGGCAATGTTTGGGGATTTATTACTTGTGGATGGAGATTAAATACACCACATTAATCACAACTCTACCCCCTCATCCTCTAAGTTAATGTCTCCATCCGTTTATTGCTGCAATATAATCCCCCCTACACCAAATTATATGTATGGAGATTAATATATCAAAACGAACCAGCAACTTTGATGGGTTGATATGGGTGCTCTATGTATTTGTGTCTCAAGTCTTCTAACCCAAATTAATGTTCATTGGCTAAGGAAGGAGGGGTTGGAAGAGGAAAGGCCTGAAAAAACTTCCAAAGTATGGAACCTACCTAACATATTGAATTGATAGCATGCTATATGTATAGGAAATTTATGTATCCAAGCTACTTCAAGATGTTCttcataaatacatatatcaCCCTTCTGATCTTTATATATCTCTAGCTAGCCCCACAACCTCCTTCTAAACACCTTCAAGCCATGGAATTGGACTTGAAATATCCCAAGAAATCCCTCGTTAGCTTCATTTATGTAGAGAGAGATAATGCAATGGAGGGAAGTAACAATATTGatcaacaagaagaagctaTCATCTGTGACCAAGAAGATAGCAGCAGCCCTTCAATGCTTTCCAGCCCCCACACCACAATGCCATTGCCACCCCCAAGCCCAGAGTCCCCATGGACCCTCTCCCCTCTCCAAACCCCATCCCCTTCGCTTCTTTACCACTGCATTGCCTCGCTGCATCGCCGCGAAGGCATCATCTACTCCATTGCCATTTCAAGGCAGCAAGGGCTAGTCTTCACCGGCTCCAAGAGCACCCGAATTCGCGTATGGAGGCAGCCGGACTACATAGAATACGGTTGCATCAAGGCCACTTCAGGTGAAGTAAGAAGCACTTTGGCTTATGGTGACTTTCTTTTCACCACACACAAGGATCACAAAATCAGAATATGGAACTTCAAAGTCCCAGACAATTTCAGGTCCAAAAAGGTCTCCTCCATCCCCAAAAAGAGCtcgttttctttgtttttgaaaacCAACAcccaaaaacacaaagaaTGTGTTTCCTGCTTGGCATATTATCATGCAGAAGGCCTGCTATACAGTGGCTCATATGACAAAACAGTCAAAGCCTGGAGGGTCTTAACCAAAAACTGTGTGGATTCATTTGTGGCACATGAACACAATGTCAATGCAATTTTGGTGAAGCAAGATGATGGCTGTGTTTTCACTTGCTCCTCAGATGGGTCAGTGAAGATTTGGAGAAGGGTATTTAGTGAAAACTCTCACACTCTCGTCATGACTCTGAATTTCCAAAACTACCCTATATATGCATTGGCCCTAAGCACTTCATCATTCAACTCCAATTGTTTCCTTTACTCTGGTTCTTCAGATGgaacaattaatttctgggagaAGGAGAAAATAACCTTCAGATTTAACCATGGTGGGTTTTTACAGGGTCACAATTTTGCAGTGCTCTGCCTAGTGGCTGTGGAGACGTTGATATTTAGTGGGTCAGAGGATACAACCATTAGGGTTTGGAGAAGAGAGGAAGGGAGCTGTTTCCATGAGTGTTTGGCTGTGCTGAATGGGCACAGAGGGCCTGTGAGGTGTTTGGCTGCTTGTTTGGAGATGGACAAAGTTGTGAAGGGGTTTCTGGTTTATAGTGCAAGTTTGGACCAGAGTTTTAAAGTTTGGAAGGTCAAGGTGTCACCAGAAGAGAAGATGGGGTTCAGTTATATGAAGAGGAGTTTTTCCAGGACTAAGGTTAGGGATTATGAGACTAGCCCTGTGTTGTCTCCTTCATGGGTTGAGAGGAAGCTGCTTCAAAGGTAAAATTTTCTCTAGCAGATGTatcatgaaaataataatttctccCTGAGagcttatttaatttttgtagccacaacctttttctttccttgaaGTTAACTATGAAAATGTCAATATCCTATGTATTGGATTCTggattttgttatattttgtaGGACCAATATACAGTAAATAGCATAACAAACAAAGCTGCAAATGCTAATTTCAAGCAGTTACTCCTGCACAAAAGTCTTATATTCGAATcctcattttttattatttaaaaaaaaaatatatatatatatatatatatatatcccagAATTAGAATTTCGCCAAAGTAGAATTTAATCTGACACCACAAGAATCAAAAAGCCTCTTCCTCAGTGGGAATGGGGAGATGAGTTGTTGGTCTGAAAATGAAGAAGTTTTCATAGATGCACCCAGCAAGCCCACCACCAATGAGGGGCCCAACCCAGTAAACCCAGTGGTCAGTCCAGTTCCAGCTCACCAAAGCCGGACCAAAGGACCTTGCTGGGTTCATTGAAGCCCCTGAGAAGGCCCCACCGGCTAGGATGTTGGCTCCCACTACAAACCCAGTGAGTGTGGGGCCCAAACCGTTAAGAGCTCCTTTCTTGGGGTCCACAATTGTAGCATAGACTGTGAAGAGCAAGGAGA
This window encodes:
- the LOC18793260 gene encoding protein JINGUBANG; the encoded protein is MELQSPRQFQVQKEGLLYSGSYDKTVKAWRVLTKNCVDSFVAHEHNVNAILVKQDDGCVFTCSSDGSVKIWRRVFSENSHTLVMTLNFQNYPIYALALSTSSFNSNCFLYSGSSDGTINFWEKEKITFRFNHGGFLQGHNFAVLCLVAVETLIFSGSEDTTIRVWRREEGSCFHECLAVLNGHRGPVRCLAACLEMDKVVKGFLVYSASLDQSFKVWKVKVSPEEKMGFSYMKRSFSRTKVRDYETSPVLSPSWVERKLLQR